tttttctttgcagaagCAAAGCTATAGAATTGTGGACGCTTGTAAGAGTACAaattgtttgcatttatttttattatgtataaatatatttaaggcCGACCTGCGTagtgttttacaatatattgtttctttaaataaaaaggttacaCAATGATTAATCTCTTGCATGGTATTTTTTAATTGCTATCAATGCACACAACTAATAgccttttcaataaataaaaaacatgcatttagaGCTGGGGAAGCAGATGAATCAGGTGAACATCTGCACCCTTAACACCTTAGGGGCCGTTCAGAAGGGTgggagtaaaatatatttttacttgcAGATTTCTAAACAGTCAAATTATAAAAGCTGCTTTCACgtacaacctttttttaaaaaaaaaaacattgttcaatTTCAAATGTATCCAGTAGAATAATGTCTAGTGGCAGCTTTTgaagaatgtactgtattatgttttctttataaCTGGAATACTCCACAGCATTGAAATGTCCAGCAGCTTTGTATCTGAACTTGCAGTGAGAGGGGAAACATCTTCAGCTCTGCAGTTAAGTCTGTTGAATGTTCTCTACCCAGGATGTAACCCTGGCAGGGGCTGAATTCTTGGCATCTTCTGCAGTCCCCACCCTGGGAATCAGTGTTCTGTGTCTGGAGGAGTCTGCTCAGTCATATCACTACATATAGAAACCAACATGCCACAGCAGCTCACTGCTCGTACTATACTGGATTACAGTCTGATGTAAGCACTCATTATAGAGAGAGTTGCAAATGATACCAAAACCTTCTTGTCCAATCCTTATGAATTAGATTGGATTAGTCATGGTGCTAAGATTGTTTTGCTGGTGGCCAATCAGCAACTAATAAAAAAGTGGTACTGCAGCTAATAGCTTGTGGAGAAAGGTGTGGAATAAGGGTTAGTGGTACAGTATGGGATGGGTTAAAGACCAGATAAACTTGACAACTGACTTTATATAGtataaacataaaaagaaaatcttaaaaattaagcaaataacatcagtggctcaaagtttaaaaaaaaaaaattctcctgaGATTTCCAAGATCCCTAGAAAAAACAATACTGGTACttgcaatattaataaaaagAGAAATTGATAAAGACAATAGAAATACCCTCACTGTGTGGTGTAATAGGCTGGGTAAATTACTGGTAATACAAAGACTTGTAACAAGAATCCAAATCACAGAGAAATTGGACATTGAAACCTACAGCAACTAGGAGTTCAAAACCAGGTCTGCCCATACTGCTTTTAATTACCAACACTGTTTAATGGAATGCACGGCATTAGGTCTTGGCAAACATACAACTAGACTATATAAAAAGGTATACCTGCTTCTATATCCGCGCTGCTATGGATAAGAAGAACGACACCGTCATGGTTTCCAGTCAGCAGTTGGAAACATCtctggatatttttatttttgattactcatATTGTATAGAAACATGTTTCTCCATCACATTATCCCGTTATCTTCTACAATATAATTGAAGTGTGTAAGAACTGAACTTGagttatttactttaaaaactaCAGCAAAACTTGGAATGTGTAACCTGGAAcactaggcttttttttttttttttttttttttttttttttgtttaaaaaaggaaaaaagattcCTACAATTCGTCATGGTTTTCCCCCTTTGGCTTGACCAGCCTGCCGATGAGGAGAATGGAGTTGGTCTTGTTGTCTCGCACCAAGAAGATGAACGGGTGGTCAGCGTAGAAGAGTTTGGGCGACTTGAACTCCGGTTGTCCGTAAATATCCTGGTTGAAGGGTTTGCCCTCGGTGTCCCACTCAAGGACGGCCGCATGGAGGACACTGGAGACGTGCAGGTCCTTCTTGCCAGTCATCCCGGAAAAGTCTGCCTTTGTCTTGTCAACAGCCTCGGCAAGGCCCAGCTCCTGCAGGTGCTTCTGTAGGAGACAGAGGAAAAGGCAAAGACGtgaacatcagaaaaaaaactaattcagatTAATCACTTTGATCACTGAATTCCTATTAGTGTTGGGGTTTTAGATGATCAATAACGAATCAAGTATCACTAGCTGAATCCTTGCAACGCAGCCTCAGCCAAACAGTGTGAAGTATCAGTTAAGGGGTTGTTAATCAGTTGTTCATTTAAACCATTTGGGAGACACTGTTCAAGTGGTGCTCCTCCGCCACCGAGATCCCGACTCCTACCTGAAGCTCGTGGCTGACGTCCAGGTTGATTTTAGGCAGTGAAAGAGCCACGGCCCTGTTCTCCAGCTTGCTGAACCAGTGGTTGAGCTGCTCCTTAGTCAGCATCTTCTCTACTCTCTCCAAGGGCTCCACATGGAAAGGCATGATGAACACCATGCTGGAATGCTTGTGGGCCAACTGCATCTCCAGAATATTTAGCCTGTTCTCATTGTCTTCGTAAAACTTATAGTAACCTAAAAAAAGATGATACAGGGCACTTTAGGGAAATCAGACATGTTTACTAGTTTACTAGACAAGAAAGAAACATGGTATATTTTAGTGGACCAACAAAACTAATGTGGCACACCAGCTTTCAGGTCCACATGAGAGGATTTGCAAATGGATTGCAATTTTATGAAGGGGACTTAACATTATACACCCTTAAGGAGCTGAAGGCACATTCACCGAGCTGGTTAGATAACTATAAAAACGTGCTGCAGTAATTAAGCAGTGGAAATCCCCTACCTGTGCGGTGCATCATTAGCACGGACACGGTGTTGGTACGGGAGGTCATGAACCCTCGCTTATCTACCATTTTGTAATGGAAGGATTCCTCCCAGTGGGCTGTTAAAGAAAAGAGACACTGGTTAAGCATGTCAAATATCCTCCCTTAAATAGCATACACATGTGTACAAAGAGGTGCATAAATCACTGTGGGTTTtctattaaatatacataaaacttgAATCCCTCAGACCTTACATTGATGTTGGGATAAGGTCTGTGGTAAGTTAGAAACTGCACAGGTTTTAATACCATGCTAACAGCAACGGTGTTGTGCTTACGTTTGAAGTACATGGCGTTGATGAATAGGGCTCCGTCAGCCCCGGGAAGCTCTCTGGTGACCTCAGCCACCCTGCCCATGGTGCTCTGGGAGGCCCACTCATTGATGGACTGCAGGGCTCTCCTCTTGTCCCTGAAGTTGACCTTGGCGTGCTCGTGATTGTAAAGCTTCCTGCTGCTCTCCACAAACTGCGGCCGGAGGTTCACCGAGGTGGGGCCGTACAAGCGGCTGCCCATCTTCCAGGTGGTGTTGCGGGCCTTCTCATCGCTGACCTCGCTGAGCAGTGCGGAGAAGGCCGGGTGCAGCTGGTCATCCTGGAGGTCAACGTTCAGGACCGATTTGACCTGGCTGGCGGTGTTCTCCTTGGCGCCCATCGTCATCACCCCCAGCGAGGAGGCCAGCACCACTGGAGAGAAGAGGATGTTCTCTGACCTCAGGTTCTGGTCTTTCACCATGGTCTGGTACAGGTTCAGGCCCAGACTCAGGGTGCTGTCAGCCAGAACTGAAGCATGATCCTTCAGGGCTACAGAATCTGCCCTGGCAAGGCTGAAGAGAATGCACATAACTGCTAGCTGCAAAGCCATTGCAACTTGGAATGGAAACTCACGTCTAGCCTGCAAAGTGAACAGAAAAAGGGACTTCAGGACAACTCCATCAgtatattattaattagtcatatatataatatatatttaaggtCTTACCAAGTTTGTTGAAATATTTTCAGCCTTGCATCTTTACAAGAGTCCTTATGTTTACGTACATTAGACTGTACTGATGAAGGTAGTGGCTGTTTCTAAAGTGAGTCACTATGTAAGTTTGTCTGATATCAAAATGAAATCTATGCTGCAGTGCTTAATGcacactatattttttttatttttttttttattttttaaacctgagCAAACTTGTATCTAATTCATCCAAACTGGATAGCAGCCAGGGTAGACGATCAGTGCATGTTTAATCAGATCCAGATTCTGGACATTCTTTCTGGCATATCCTCAACCCCCTTTGCaatctttacaaaactgtcaaGCAGACATGCAAGTTTTAAACTTGACGGGAAGTTGAAGATGCATTGTTAGACACACTAACACCAGGGCTTTGTCTTTCCTGGAATTTTAAACAtgtctacattttttatttccatttaatcCACTTTATGCCTTGAAATGTTTTCAAAGCGATGTATATCTTTGTCAAGTCCATTCTGAAAAACACAATGAGTACAAGTATATTGGttcacaaattatttaaaaacactccCCTCCCCCAAAATGGATTATTTACTGACAGTTGCCCTAGAGTTattcattatcaaaaaaaaaaaaaaccacacacacacacacacacacacacacacacacacacacacacacacacacacacacacacaccacagcctGGACCACACAGTCAACATCAGACTAATGATACAGACAATACTTTTGTGCGTTAGGATAGGCACATCACCACAATGTTGGGCTTTCCCATAGTCCCGACATCAATGACCTCacagtgaaacacatttaaattctTTATGGAATGCCCAATAAAGATGTGTTAGCAAACATTCTCTCGTGTATAGCTTTTAAACACGTCGTATCAGGCAATGCAGACTGCAAGGAGTTCTCAGTTATTGTAAAGTTTCACAAATACTATAGAAAGCTTCATTTCTGAATGCCGAAAATGAGGCGTGCTTCGCTTAGATGATTGCCTTGGTTAGCATTTGAAACCATAACTGCTTTTTCAATCAGCGTGTAATTGAGAGAACAGCTACTTGATCACAAACAGAGCACAAACTGGAGCAAAGATAACGGTGATGGGAACATCATTGCGTTTCTGCAGGTCACACAAATCACTGCAAACTTGTCGAGCGAATCACGCAAGAAAACAAATTCATGTAATCCATGCGAttcttttaaacacacaaacaggcaATCACAGCCAAAAATGTTTCCCCCTGTAGAATAAAATAGCGCAAACCTCAACAGCTGAGCAAAAGTCGGTCAATCTGTGCTACAATTAACAATTCGCATACAATACAGTAGAGCAGCCTAAAAGAAAGCTTTACCTCTTCGTTCAGACAGCTCGCTCTTCCTCCTCTTAGAATGGGAATGTGCGCTGCGAGTCACACTATAACAGGCTCAGGGAAGCTTCCAGAAGGAATTCGGAGCCCTGTGTCCAGACTAACACATCCATTGGGATGATGCTGCCTGTGAAATGTGAGCCAGTGCGACGAGAAGCACCTCCCAATTATATATACAGGCCTCTGTATGAGGTGGgggtggggagaggagagagattcttaagagcttttttttttttttttaaacacattaaatacatgaaGTTGCATCAGATTTTGTAAGGGGTTGCATAATGCAGAATATTTGGGGGATCAAGTAGTATGGAAGAAATCAGAGGTCCCTACAGACAGTTCTGCGAAGGGTTGTTCTGGTACCTACTATTAGCCTAATGTTTCAAAATGTTGTAGGCTTTTATTTGCAACGTTAgcagtttttttgaaaaaatgcactgaataaatgaatctcaatattacattaataatattaCATATCAAATATTATATTTCCCGTGCATGAATAGGTACAGGATTAAGAAATAGATGTTTCATTGATCGATATGCAAGAAATATaaacgttttattttgttttaaaatattttgtacaacCCTTTAACTAAGCAGTCCTCCAACAGTACACACCACACGACGTAACAGGAAATGGCAGCAGTTCAAATCAAAGCCAACTATAAACTATGTTTCCCTCTCAAACTGCCACGTTTGCACTGCAGGCGGGGGCGCGCCTGACTCCAAAACTTTCTAACCACGCTTTAATAACTCATCAGTCTTTTGTCCAGGAATTTCTAGTACCCTAAATGAGTTGCTGCTGGTCCATCGAGTCAGTAATGCGTTTAGGCGAGTGTACTTCTCATTGTGAAATGTTTACTGGTTTTAACATTAGCATGAAACATGCTGGGCTCTATTCTCATAAATTCGAGAGGGACATTCGAGATGAATTATGCGACTGTCGAATGGGTTCTTCTTTTAGCGGTTCTTCAGGGTGATTTGAGTTTTCAAGGTTATTTTAACAAAGATTCTCCTGTTTCCGTTTAATTCCACTACTATAAGAATATACTCGATTAAGCATGTCGAATGCTTCATTTACATACCGATACGCCCCTTTTAAATTCCCACCTGTGATTCTCATTGTCAACGTTTGAGTTGTTACTCCTAATTTTAGTCGAATGTGTTCACCTGGTCAGGTGTTCAAGTCATTCTCCTGATTTATATAAAGGATTCTAAACGGTGATTTTTGTATCTGGCTGAAATTGAGGTTTTCTATCTGCTTCTGGAATGCAGCGCTCATGCAGAACAGAGGAAGCAAAATCGAAACAGAAGCAATATACCGTCCCAGAGTCAATTTATATGGTTTACCAGATGAGAGCGTTAGGTTGCGGTTGTGGATTTCCGTGAGGTGATTAAGGCTGATTTAGTGTCCGTCAGAAAGGAATTGAGCCCTACCAGTCCATCTTAAAGTGGTACTGGGTTTCTTGGCCTCTGGGTCGTTTCAGAGTCCTGGTGGAGATAGGGTGGGCATCAGCCCTCCATGTCCCTGCTATTAATGAAGTAACTACTTCATTGGTATAAAGGACACGTGGTTATATTATGTTCCCTCACAACCAAAGGGAGTTAGATAAGGTTAAAGcagatttgttttgattttcatcTGTCCTGGGGGGCTACAGATTGCACACACGCATGTTGCTTTGCGAAATCATGCAGGGAAACACAAGCCATTTTTTTTCCTTCGTTAAACATACAGATGGTTTCCGATGCTATCACTGTGCCATACTGTAAAATTCAAATTTAGAGCGATGGTTTGAGTCGCCAAAGAGACCAAAAGGAATATTCATTGGTAAATAATATATGGTTGGATTGGAGTTACCCCTTGTATTTGCAATatagtgattatatatatatatatatatatatatatatatatatatatatatatatataatatacacacacacacacacctgtcaaTGAATATTGCTTCTGGTCTCCTTCTTAACCTGGGAATACTGAATCATAAAAGCGCTTTTGGCAGAGTATTTTCGTTTTCTCTTTGGGATTCTCAGGCTGCTTTGCGAAAAGAGAAAAGCATGCGTACTCAATTCGAATTCTACAGTGGCGAACCAATTAAAAACATCTGATTTCTTTTTAGATAGAGCCCGTTGTTTTTAAATCGCCCACAGGCCCCATTCAAATTCCGCGCTTCAATGGTAGCAGAGTGGGAAGCAGCCACGTGATTACGAGCAGTCGCCCTCTTGTTGATTTTGTGTTGTTAATGGTCACCAATGAGAAAAACTGTTTCAAACCTAATGTTGGATTGGTTTATAAGTACACATCCGTAACCTGACGAACAGTTCAGTTGTTTTAAGTTCATTTGGGTGCATTCTTATTTGTATTGTAGTTTTTGTGCCGCATGAGAGCATAACCAGGCCTTCCAATACATTTAGTTTTACCCTGTAAAATTGCACTGGTAGTTCTAAAACCACAGCGACCCTTTTTTTCTCTGCTTAACCTTGTCAGTTTAATCTTgtaattttaatgtttgtttacctTTACGAAAGAGAGAATGTGGCGATAGGAACGTGTCCCACTCCGGTAAGCACGAAAGGGTTCCTGGTTCACAAATTGTTAGTGCTGCAAAATTTCAGGAACTCATTGGAGCAAGAACTACATTTACACAAAAGGTAAcgtttttatttatgctttttttgagtgatgatttttttttttggggggggtaaagatttcatgttttgtaatgtatgtatgtatgtatgtattaattaattaatgtattaattaaaacctttttagttcAGTTAAGTACAGCGGTGGATATTCTTCTAATGGTTAGTGAAGCAGACTTCTTGCGCAATTGCCTGAATGTTTTGGGCAGGCTTGACCAGGGTTGCAGTATTGTTCAACAGGTCTGCGGCTTTTTTCAAGAAATCAAAGCAGGTACGAAAAGTATCGTCTGAAACTGTTACTTGTTGCAGGTCTTTAAAGTTAAGGTTCCCCAAGTACGAGCTGTTGTGCCGGACACGAGTGGAAaaccacacacagcactgcactgcctgCTCGATGGAGGGGTCAAGTGTGTATGAGACCAaaccacacacagcactgcactgcctgCTCGATGGAGGGGCAAGTGTGTATGAGACCAaaccacacacagcactgcactgcctgCTCGATGGAGGGGTCAAGTGTGTATGAGACCAaaccacacacagcactgcactgcctgCTCGATGGAGGGGTCAAGTGTGTATGAGACCAaaccacacacagcactgcactgcctgCTCGATGGAGGGGTCAAGTGTGTATGAGACCAaaccacacacagcactgcactgcctgCTCGATGGAGGGGTCAAGTGTGATGCCAAAAGTGTTTTTGTgtggtgctgtttttttatttttatatatgacaTGCACACAGATGTCCGTCGCTTATCTGACTGTGGTGGGATCAGAGTATGGGTGGATATGTGAAAAGTTAAATACCTGAATCCTGTTTTAATTGTTATACGCAGCTGTAAcagttactatattcacacaattgatGTTttaagattcagcttttattagggagctcccccaagtcttgtttagaaagatacaggatatTAATGCTTGGGACCGGGTAGccatctgctgtgtgggtgcgtgcactCACTggggagtgacaggcaggagatcgagacgcaggttgaagttgatatgccccccACAGGTGAACCAGGATTTATTTagatatcaacacactgaacagctcatgtgattCTACTAGCAATGTAAGCTcacagagtacatacaacacaggaGCAGAAAACTAGAATCTAcagtatctgaactaatcttctctgtgaATAGTAAACAAACTCCAGCTACTCACCCCGCTGTACCTGACAccccgctggaacacacctacctgctgattagattccatgcctggtaatcacacacagaggTCAGACTCAcccaggagcgtcaggtactgcatccattaattacaataaatacacattatttacacTATACATTTATCCAAAACCCATCTTCATTcacagggctcctgccctgccacagtgctttATACACATACATTGGTGTCGGGTcatttacacagtagcaaaatggataggtttacaaaaaaaaaaaaaaaaaaacgttcaattgctttcgctttcctgtagccattttgcattcgGGCTGTACATGTGggtgacgttgctgaagagcttgatcatggtggataaacagttAAGGCAGATATGTGACAGGCGGATACACAAcgcattattgtgtgtgtgtatgtgtatgtgtatgtgtatgtgtgtgtgtgtgtatatatatatatatatatatatatatatatatatatagacaataacatgccaactttgcacagccaggatgtgaacctgcactcccctgactgtatgactcacacctgcacaccacatggccaTGCTTTTTCCAGGGGTGACCTCGGGGGACCCCTGCGCTTCCCTGGCTGTATGACTTGCCTGATAGACGACACACCCATGCCTTAACCAGGGGTGACAtcgggggacccctgcgctcccctggctGTATGAATTGCCTGGTAGACGACACgcccatgcctttaccaggggtgacctcgggggacccctgcgctcccctggctGTATGACTTATGCGGTACACGACACTCCCATGCCTTTACCAGGCATTAGAGAAAGTAAGAGACAAGACAGATAGACTCTGATTTTCCTTCTGGTGcgattttcattaaattaactGAAATGTATATTGACTTGTTTTACAAGTTTGAGGCCCTCTTGTGGTCATAGATAATACAGCAACTAAAAGTATCAGTATTGAAATTTATTATTGATTAAGCTGTTTTTCAAGAAAATGCAGTCAGTACTCAGTATTGTACTTGTTTTCATCTATGGAATATAAAACTAGCTTATAGCAACTGTAGCGTTGAGGGTAGTTGTTGGTTGGGCCAACACCTATTTCACGTAGGCTATGTCTTATCATATGTGGAGGTGGGAGTATGTTTGTTCAGGTAAAagctaatttattttacatgactTTAATGCTCATGCCCACCCAGATCTTAATTCCAGATAAGAATGGGTTTGGTTCCAAAAGTGAGTGAATCACCCCGTTATGTATTATGACTGTGCTTTTTAACTGCGTTAGGTGTAGTATGTATTTGCATAGTAATTTCGTAATATTTTGACGATTTGTCAGATGTCCAAGGCATCATTGGGAGCATGCGTGCAGCAAGGAGCTTGGCTGGTGTCTCTTAAAGCAGTTCCGTCGAGCCATGCTTGCTTGGTAAAGGGCGTCCACCAGGCTCTCCATGCCTCAAGGGCTTGCTTGATCAGTTCCCACTTCTATGCGGGGTTTTTCTGCAGTACAGTTCAGAGTGACAGCAGGAACACAGGCTTTCCTACATTTCTTGAAGATTCAGTCACTTATCACTGCTACGGGCGATTTCTTCTTTTAGACTGATCTTTACTGCTCCCGGCCAAAAGGGGAACTATCACAGGGTCTAGCCGACTCTAGCTTTGTCACTGTGTCACTCTGACTGTAGTAGACCATGTGTACATGTGTAGCACTAGGTTGCTGCTTGTTGTTGTTGGTAAAATTCTGTTGCTTTGAAATCTCATCCCTGTTTCATTCTTTTACCTCCATTCAAGGCCTtgtaagatgttttgtttttcatgttcagCTGTTACAAGAACAAGGGgctcaaagtgtttttgtttgggacggggggcggggggggggggttcaattcAGTACCAAACTGTTACGTTGTTTGTAATGTAAGCTGGTTATgacagacaaataaaaataattcttgCATTACAGTatgagtttgttttttgtctccATGTGTAAACTGTACTTCAAGGAATTCATTTTGGAGCAGCAGAGGTTACCCCAAGTGCCACTGCTGATCGTGAACTCTGTGCATAGTGCACTGTCTTGCCAGAAGTAAAGTTTGCATAGATatatcctttggatgagacgtaaaaccgagatcctattgcaagtgactatGCAGCCCCAGTTGTTGAGGCTGTGCTAGTCACTTTGGATAAACACGTCTGCT
This window of the Polyodon spathula isolate WHYD16114869_AA chromosome 7, ASM1765450v1, whole genome shotgun sequence genome carries:
- the LOC121318945 gene encoding serpin H1-like, which codes for MALQLAVMCILFSLARADSVALKDHASVLADSTLSLGLNLYQTMVKDQNLRSENILFSPVVLASSLGVMTMGAKENTASQVKSVLNVDLQDDQLHPAFSALLSEVSDEKARNTTWKMGSRLYGPTSVNLRPQFVESSRKLYNHEHAKVNFRDKRRALQSINEWASQSTMGRVAEVTRELPGADGALFINAMYFKPHWEESFHYKMVDKRGFMTSRTNTVSVLMMHRTGYYKFYEDNENRLNILEMQLAHKHSSMVFIMPFHVEPLERVEKMLTKEQLNHWFSKLENRAVALSLPKINLDVSHELQKHLQELGLAEAVDKTKADFSGMTGKKDLHVSSVLHAAVLEWDTEGKPFNQDIYGQPEFKSPKLFYADHPFIFLVRDNKTNSILLIGRLVKPKGENHDEL